The Sorangiineae bacterium MSr11954 DNA segment GGAGCTCTTCGACCAGGCGAGCACCGGCCATCCCATTCCCAATGACGACGAGCTTCTTCTTCATACCCCGGGTCCCTTCGCTGGATTCGCTGCGTTTGCGTCCCTCGCCACCGTGCGCTCGATGCGCACCGCGCACACTTTGAACTCCGGCATGCGGCTCGTAGGATCGAGCGCATCGTTGGTGAGCCGGTTGGCCGATCGCTCGCCGCCCCAGTGAAAGGGCACGAACACGGTGTCCTCGCGGATGCTCGCCGTGACCTTGGCCGCAAATTGGGCGCGACCGCGCCGCGTGGTCAGGGTGATCACGTCTCCATCGGCGATGCCATGGCGGCGCGCCACCGCCGGGTGGAGCTCCGCCAGAGGCTCGTGCGCGAGCTTCGTCAAGGCCGGCACGCGGCGCGTCTGCGTGCCCGATTGGTACTGGGCGAGCACGCGGCCGGTGGTGAGATAAAGCGGGTACGATTCGTTGGGCTCTTCGGCCGGGTGCACGTCGCGAACGGGGTGGAAGCGCGCGCGCCCGGTGGGGGTCGGGAAGCGCTCGGCGAAGAGGCGGGGGGAGGGCCAGAACAAGCCGCCTTGCGCCTCGATGGCGCCGTAGCTCATCGCCGAGTAATCGGCGACGCCGCCCGCGCTGGCGCGGCATAGCTCGTCGAAGACATGCTCGGGATCGCTGGAGGCGAAGAGCTCGCCCTTGCCGAGGCGTGCGGCGAGATCGCACAGGATGGTGAGATCCGTGCGCACCTCGGGGGGTGGGGAAAATGCGCGGCGGCGCAGGATGACGCGGCCCTCCAGGTTGGTCGTCGTCCCCGACTCCTCGGCCCATTGGGCGGCGGGGAAGACGACGTCGGCCATTTCGGCCGTCTCCGAGCGGAAGAAGTCGGACACCGCCAGAAAATCGAGCTCGCGAAGGCGCGCCTCGATGCGCCGCGCGTTGGGCGCTGACACGGCAGGGTTGGAGCCGACGACCCAGAGCGCGCGGATGCCGTCCGCCTCGCCGATGGAGTCGAGCATCTCGTACGCCGACTCTCCGGCGCCGGGGATCGAGCCCGGGTCCACGCCCCACACGCGCGCCACGTGCTCGCGCGCCGCGGGATCGTCGATGCGGCGGTAGCCCGGGAGCTGATCGGCTTTTTGGCCGTGCTCGCGGCCTCCTTGTCCATTCCCCTGGCCCGTGAGGCAGCCGTATCCGGCGTGGGGCTTGCCGACCATCCCGAGCGCCAGCGCCAAGTGGATGTACGCCGTCGCATGATCGACCCCGTGCGACTGTTGCTCCGGTCCGCGGCCGGTGAGCACCATGACCGTGTCCGCGTGCCCCAAGAGCCGCGCGGCCAGGACCAGCTCCGCCTCGGGCACCCCGCAGAGCGACTCCGTGCGCTCCGGCCAGTAGCGGGCGACGGCCGCGCGAACGTGGTCGAAGCCCTCGGTGCGCTCGCGGATGTACTTGGTATCGATGGCTCCATCGCGCACGAGCAGGTGCAAGAGCCCGTGGGCGAGCGCCGCGTCGGTGCCGGGGGCCAGCCGCAGATGCAGATCGGCCGCCAAGGCGGTGACCGAGCGGCGCGGATCGACCACGATGAGCTTTCCGCCGCGCGCCCGCTGCGCCTCGAAGTACTGCACGATGGGCGGCATGGTCTCGGCCACATTGCTGCCCACCAGGAGAACGACATCGGCGTGCGCGATGTCCGACAGCGGAAAAGGCAGCCCGCGATCGACGCCGAACGCGCGGTTCGAGGCGGCGGCGGCCGAGGACATGCAAAAGCGGCCGTTGTAGTCGATCATCCGCGTCCCCAGCGCGATTCGGGCGAACTTGCCGAGCAGGTACGCCTTCTCGTTGGTGAGCGCGCCGCTGCCGAAGAGGCCCACCGCATCGCAGCCGCCGCGGGCCTGCGCCGCTCGAAAACCCGCCACGGTTCGATCGAGCGCCTCGTCCCAGCTCGCGGGATCGAGGAAGCCGCGGAGGTTGCGCACCAGCGGGGTGGTGAGCCTCTCGGGGTGCGCGAGGGTGGCGCCCGAGGACCAGCCTTTGATGCAAAGGCTCCCTCGGTTGACGGGGAAATCGGGATCGCCGGAGATCGAGGGCTCCGCGGGCGATCCGGCGATGCGCATTCCGCACTGCAATGCACAGTACGGACAGTGCGTCTTCACGCCTTCGTTCCGGGACGGATCATCCGGGATGGAGCGCATCTCCCTAGGAGTATGAAACATCGTTTGTTTCGCGATCGTTTCATTTTTAATGCGTCGCGTTATTTCCAATTGCGCGCAGAGTCGCTAAATTCAAGCCGTTCGGAGAGATGTCCCCGATGTTTCATAACAAAATAGACGCGACGTGTCATCGCGAAACGGGCGCGTCACACGCCGGAAACATGGCGCGCTCATTTTCCTTTTTGGGATCGCCAGGAGGGTATGGGCATGTCGCGGTGGATTGCAGATTGGAATCCCGAGGACGAGGCTTTTTGGCAGCGTGAAGGGGAGCGCATCGCGCGGAGGAACCTCATTTGGTCGATCCTCGCCGAGAACATTGGATTCTCGGTTTGGCTGATGTGGAGTGTGGTGGCGACCCGCCTGCCCAAGGTCGGATTCGACTATACGACCGATCAGCTCTTTCTCTTGGTGGCGCTCCCGGGGTTGGTCGGCGCCTTCATGCGCTTCCCGTACACGTTCGCCGTCCCCCGGTTCGGCGGGCGCAATTGGACGGTGGTCAGCGCGCTGCTCCTGATGATCCCCACCACGGCGCTCGCGCTGTTGGTCACCCGCCCCGCCACGCCGTTTTGGTGGATGGCCCTCGCCGCCTCGACCGCCGGCCTCGGGGGCGGGAATTTCGCGTCCAGCATGGCCAATATTTCCTTCTTCTACCCGGACAAAAAGAAGGGGCTCGCGCTGGGCCTCAACGCGGCCGGCGGCAACATCGGCGTGAGCAGCGTGCAGCTCCTGACGCCCATGGCCATCGGCATCGGCGGTCTGCATCTGCAGAACGCAGGGCTCATGTGGATGCCGCTGATTGCGCTGGCGGCCATCGGGGCGTTTGCCTTCATGAACAACTTGAAGGTGGCGCGCTCCAATTTCCGCGATCAAGTGACGGTGGCCAAGCGAAAGCACACGTGGGTGATGGCGTGGCTCTACATCGGGACCTTTGGCTCCTTCGTGGGCTATTCGGCGGCGTTCCCGCTCTTGCTGAAGACGCAGTTTCCCGATGCCTCGACCACCCTCGCCTTCGTGGGGCCGCTGGTGGGCTCCATCGCGCGACCGCTGGGCGGAATGCTGGCCGATAGATTCGGCGGCGCGCGCATGACGTTCTGGAACTTCGTGGCCATGGGGTGCGCGACCATGGGGGTGGTCTACTTCGTGGGCGCCGGGAGCTTGCCGGGCTTCCTCGGCACCTTCGGGCTTTTGTTCGTCACCACCGGCATCGGAAACGGCTCCACCTTCCGCATGATTCCGGTCATCTTCCGCGCGGAGGCGTTGAAGGACGCAGGACCCGACGGGACCGAAGCGGCCCTCGCCCGCGCGCGTCGCGAGAGCGCGGCGGTGCTCGGCCTCACGTCGGCCATCGGTGCGCTCGGCGGGTACTTCATTCCGCGAGCCTTCGGCGCCTCCATCCGCGCGACCCATGGCCCCACCACCGCCCTGGCGTTCTTCGTTGCGTTCTACTGCACCTGCGTCGCCATCACGTGGTGGTACTACCTACGCACCTCGTGGTTCGTGGGGCGCGCGCCCAGCCTTGCAGCCGCCAATGTATGAGCCGCCGCTCATAGGAGCTGATCGCGAACGCGTCGCACCAGCTCGGGCGACACGGGGGCCGACCAGGATCCACCTTGGCGCGCGGCGCTTCCAATGTGGAAGCCCGTGAGCCCGCCCGCGCGCAGCGGCGCGAGGTGCTGCTCGCGCAAGCCGCCGCCCACCAGCAGGTGAAGGTCTCGACCCTCGAGGGCAAACGCGCGCTCCCGCTCGGCC contains these protein-coding regions:
- a CDS encoding molybdopterin oxidoreductase family protein — protein: MRIAGSPAEPSISGDPDFPVNRGSLCIKGWSSGATLAHPERLTTPLVRNLRGFLDPASWDEALDRTVAGFRAAQARGGCDAVGLFGSGALTNEKAYLLGKFARIALGTRMIDYNGRFCMSSAAAASNRAFGVDRGLPFPLSDIAHADVVLLVGSNVAETMPPIVQYFEAQRARGGKLIVVDPRRSVTALAADLHLRLAPGTDAALAHGLLHLLVRDGAIDTKYIRERTEGFDHVRAAVARYWPERTESLCGVPEAELVLAARLLGHADTVMVLTGRGPEQQSHGVDHATAYIHLALALGMVGKPHAGYGCLTGQGNGQGGREHGQKADQLPGYRRIDDPAAREHVARVWGVDPGSIPGAGESAYEMLDSIGEADGIRALWVVGSNPAVSAPNARRIEARLRELDFLAVSDFFRSETAEMADVVFPAAQWAEESGTTTNLEGRVILRRRAFSPPPEVRTDLTILCDLAARLGKGELFASSDPEHVFDELCRASAGGVADYSAMSYGAIEAQGGLFWPSPRLFAERFPTPTGRARFHPVRDVHPAEEPNESYPLYLTTGRVLAQYQSGTQTRRVPALTKLAHEPLAELHPAVARRHGIADGDVITLTTRRGRAQFAAKVTASIREDTVFVPFHWGGERSANRLTNDALDPTSRMPEFKVCAVRIERTVARDANAANPAKGPGV
- a CDS encoding MFS transporter: MSRWIADWNPEDEAFWQREGERIARRNLIWSILAENIGFSVWLMWSVVATRLPKVGFDYTTDQLFLLVALPGLVGAFMRFPYTFAVPRFGGRNWTVVSALLLMIPTTALALLVTRPATPFWWMALAASTAGLGGGNFASSMANISFFYPDKKKGLALGLNAAGGNIGVSSVQLLTPMAIGIGGLHLQNAGLMWMPLIALAAIGAFAFMNNLKVARSNFRDQVTVAKRKHTWVMAWLYIGTFGSFVGYSAAFPLLLKTQFPDASTTLAFVGPLVGSIARPLGGMLADRFGGARMTFWNFVAMGCATMGVVYFVGAGSLPGFLGTFGLLFVTTGIGNGSTFRMIPVIFRAEALKDAGPDGTEAALARARRESAAVLGLTSAIGALGGYFIPRAFGASIRATHGPTTALAFFVAFYCTCVAITWWYYLRTSWFVGRAPSLAAANV